In the Arachis ipaensis cultivar K30076 chromosome B10, Araip1.1, whole genome shotgun sequence genome, one interval contains:
- the LOC107623225 gene encoding CSC1-like protein HYP1 (The sequence of the model RefSeq protein was modified relative to this genomic sequence to represent the inferred CDS: added 31 bases not found in genome assembly), translated as MILSALLTSVAINLGLCLLFFTLYSILRKQPGNVTVYAPRLVAEGKVKEGGQFNLERLLPTAGWVRKAWEPSEEEFLSNAGLDAFVFMRIFIFSLKVFTFGGIIGMCVLLPINYLGTQLKDESDFQHKSLDSFTISNVNNGSNRLWIHFSAAYVFTGVVCYLLYYEYAYISSKRIACFYSSKPQPHQFTLLVRGVPIPPGSTCSETVERFFQEYHPSTYLSHSVIRRSSRLQNLTADADKMYKKLTRLKSKSDAPQSQRRDGLFGLFGRKVDLLDHYERRLGDLEDNVRMEQSSVTAKEVPAAFVSFKTRFGAAIALHIQEGVNPTEWVTEQAPEPRDVYWPFFTVSFIRRWISKLVVFVACATLTVLFLIPVAIVQGLTHLDQLETWFPFLTGILRLSVVSQVVTGYLPSLILQLFLSFVPPIMILLSSMQGYISLSQIQKSACTKVLLFTIWNIFFANVLSGSALYRVNVFLEPKEIPRVLAEAVPSQASFFIAYVVTTGWTTIASELFQLTTLLYNFISRTFSSNSDDDFEPPSIPYHSEIPRIRLFGLLGVTYFILAPLILPFLLVYFCLGYIIFRNQFLKVYVPKYETGGQFWPTVHNSTIFSLILMHVIAIGIFGLKTLPLASALTIPLPILTLLFNEYCQNRFFPMFKDYPAECLIKKDRADQNDHNMSEFYDTMANAYNDPALMPIRYSDRPNSNRDPLLHNSQV; from the exons ATGATTCTTTCTGCTCTTTTGACTTCCGTTGCCATTAATCTTGGCCTCTGTCTTTTATTTTTCACCCTATACTCTATATTGCGAAAGCAGCCTGGTAATGTTACTGTCTATGCACCACGCTTAGTTGCTGAAGGAAAAGTTAAAGAGGGTGGTCAATTTAACTTGGAGCGGTTGCTACCTACTGCTGGATGGGTGAGAAAGGCATGGGAGCCTTCGGAGGAAGAATTTTTGTCAAACGCAGGCCTAGATGCTTTTGTCTTCATGCGCATATTTATCTTTAG TTTAAAAGTATTTACATTTGGAGGAATAATTGGAATGTGCGTTCTTCTCCCAATTAATTACTTGGGGACTCAGCTTAAAGATGAATCAGATTTTCAGCACAAGTCTTTGGACTCGTTCACTATATCTAATGTTAACAACGGTTCAAACAG GTTATGGATCCATTTTAGTGCTGCCTATGTTTTCACTGGAGTTGTTTGCTATCTTCTTTATTAT GAGTATGCTTACATTTCATCAAAAAGAATTGCTTGCTTTTATTCATCCAAACCTCAGCCTCATCAGTTTACCTTGTTAGTCCGTGGTGTTCCTATTCCACCTGGAAGCACATGTAGTGAGACTGTTGAGCGTTTTTTCCAGGAGTATCACCCTTCTACGTATCTTTCACATTCTGTGATCCGTCGAAGCAGTAGACTTCAAAATCTTACT GCTGATGCAGATAAAATGTACAAAAAGCTAACCCGTTTGAAATCAAAAAGTGATGCTCCTCAAAGTCAAAGGCGCGATGGTCTTTTTGGACTTTTCGGGCGTAAAGTTGATCTTTTGGATCACTATGAAAGAAGATTGGGAGACCTGGAAGATAATGTCCGAATGGAACAATCATCAGTGACAGCCAAG GAAGTTCCAGCTGCCTTTGTCTCATTTAAGACAAGATTTGGTGCTGCCATAGCTCTACACATTCAAGAAGGTGTCAATCCCACAGAATGGGTTACTGAGCAAGCACCCGAGCCTCGTGATGTTTATTGGCCTTTCTTCACTGTTTCCTTCATTCGAAGATGGATAAGCAAGCTGGTAGTTTTTGTTGCATGTGCTACTCTTACAGTTTTATTTTTAATCCCAGTGGCAATTGTACAAGGATTGACACATCTTGATCAGTTGGAAACCTGGTTCCCTTTTCTTACAGGCATACTGAGACT GTCTGTTGTGAGCCAAGTTGTAACAGGATACCTTCCCAGTTTGATTCTTCAATTGTTTCTATCCTTTGTTCCACCTATTATGATTCTGCTTTCATCCATGCAAGGATACATATCACTGAGTCAGATTCAAAAGAGTGCATGTACTAAAGTATTATTGTTTACCATATGGAACATTTTCTTTGCAAATGTACTATCAGGGTCAGCTCTTTATCGAGTGAACGTCTTTCTTGAGCCCAAAGAGATTCCCAGAGTACTAGCTGAAGCTGTACCATCACAG GCATCGTTTTTCATAGCATATGTTGTCACAACTGGGTGGACCACTATAGCGTCGGAACTCTTTCAATTGACTACACTTCTATACAATTTTATTAGTAGAACTTTTAGTAGCAACAGTGATGATGATTTTGAGCCCCCATCAATTCCTTACCACAGTGAAATTCCCAGGATTCGCCTCTTTGGTCTTCTTGGTGTAACATACTTCATCCTTGCTCCACTAATACTGCCATTTCTCTTGGTCTACTTTTGTTTGGGATACATCATTTTCCGCAACCAG TTCCTAAAAGTTTATGTGCCCAAGTATGAGACTGGGGGACAATTTTGGCCAACAGTGCACAACTCCACAATTTTTTCATTGATATTGATGCATGTAATAGCCATTGGAATTTTTGGCCTGAAAACGCTTCCTCTGGCATCTGCATTGACTATTCCTCTTCCAATTCTCACACTTCTATTCAACGAGTATTGCCAGAATCGGTTCTTCCCCATG AGAAGGACAGAGCAGACCAAAATGACCATAACATGTCGGAATTCTATGATACAATGGCCAATGCATATAATGATCCAGCCCTGATGCCAATCAGATACTCCGATAGGCCCAACAGCAACCGCGATCCGCTACTTCATAATTCTCAAGTTTAA